One window of Botrimarina mediterranea genomic DNA carries:
- a CDS encoding 7TM domain-containing protein: MSSRSLSQIGLVSLLVIGGAWVAMRHSARIADRTALEDSRWRLTYDVKFKATGSRTEVRLALPLGSDHIRIEEENATNPKLTEDTRRLVPSGTRELVVATNQLGDYQVTSEFVLRLRPRGGFGETPLAGLSGDVRARYTAEVRTIFPTRNSDVQALLNQAKEVSGESRGAILQWIFEHCSRDLKPAPANANDTVLGALRDQTATPLGRARLMVTLCRAADFPARLVTGFELRQQDQLTPHTWVEVFSEGVWLPFDPVYGHARRMPNEFVAARRDGEQIVRTPRAAMAEAIETKYSIVRLGPSNAVINRAKPRPSQVFNLTRLPVEMHEVLKLLLLLPFGALITAFFRNIVGIPTFGTFAPALFAVSFIYADWGSGLMILAVVFAAGLIGRAIVGRLQLLMVPRLSIILTVIILCVVFGVSALDYLNLTPSANAVLLPLVIVTVLIERFYVTTEEDGIGYSLQLIAGTIAVGAVCFTILSWKEVGDLILVYPEIHLITVALFIAIGRYAGYRIVELWRFRDLVKAQDA, encoded by the coding sequence GTGAGCAGTCGCTCGCTTAGCCAAATCGGGCTGGTTTCCCTCCTCGTTATCGGCGGGGCGTGGGTGGCGATGCGGCATTCCGCCCGCATTGCCGACCGCACCGCCCTTGAAGACAGCCGTTGGCGCTTGACGTACGACGTCAAGTTCAAGGCGACCGGTTCGCGCACCGAGGTCCGCCTGGCGTTGCCCCTGGGCAGCGACCACATCCGGATCGAGGAAGAGAACGCCACCAACCCTAAGCTCACCGAAGACACCCGTCGTTTAGTGCCGAGCGGGACTCGGGAGTTGGTCGTCGCCACCAACCAGCTCGGCGACTATCAAGTAACCTCCGAGTTCGTCCTACGACTCCGTCCACGGGGGGGATTCGGCGAAACGCCGCTGGCGGGCCTCTCTGGCGATGTCCGCGCCCGGTACACCGCCGAAGTCCGGACGATTTTCCCCACCCGCAACTCGGACGTGCAGGCCCTGCTGAATCAGGCGAAGGAAGTGAGCGGCGAGTCCCGCGGCGCCATTCTTCAATGGATCTTCGAGCACTGCTCACGGGACCTGAAACCGGCCCCGGCAAACGCCAACGACACCGTCCTCGGCGCCCTTCGCGATCAAACGGCGACACCGCTGGGCCGTGCCCGCTTGATGGTGACGCTCTGCCGCGCCGCCGATTTCCCTGCACGACTAGTTACTGGCTTTGAGCTGCGCCAGCAGGACCAGCTAACCCCTCACACCTGGGTCGAGGTCTTCAGTGAAGGCGTTTGGTTGCCGTTCGACCCGGTCTACGGACATGCCCGACGGATGCCAAACGAGTTCGTGGCCGCCCGCCGCGATGGCGAACAGATCGTCCGCACGCCCCGGGCCGCCATGGCCGAAGCGATCGAGACGAAGTATTCGATTGTGCGACTTGGCCCCTCCAACGCCGTCATCAACCGCGCCAAGCCTCGACCCTCTCAGGTCTTCAATCTCACTCGCCTGCCAGTCGAGATGCACGAGGTCCTGAAGCTGCTTCTCCTGCTGCCGTTCGGGGCGTTGATCACCGCTTTTTTCCGTAACATTGTCGGCATCCCAACCTTCGGGACGTTCGCGCCAGCACTGTTCGCCGTCAGCTTCATTTATGCCGACTGGGGGTCCGGACTGATGATCCTAGCGGTCGTCTTCGCCGCTGGGCTTATCGGCCGCGCAATTGTCGGCAGGCTTCAATTGCTGATGGTGCCACGGCTCAGCATCATCCTAACCGTCATCATCCTGTGCGTGGTCTTTGGCGTGTCGGCGCTCGACTACCTCAATCTAACTCCCAGCGCCAACGCCGTGCTGTTGCCGCTGGTGATCGTGACGGTGCTGATCGAACGCTTCTACGTAACCACCGAAGAAGATGGCATCGGCTACTCCTTGCAGCTTATCGCGGGCACAATCGCCGTTGGCGCCGTGTGTTTCACGATCCTCAGCTGGAAGGAAGTCGGGGACCTGATCCTCGTCTACCCCGAGATCCACCTGATCACCGTCGCCCTGTTCATCGCCATCGGTCGTTACGCCGGCTACCGGATCGTCGAGCTCTGGCGCTTCCGCGATCTGGTGAAGGCCCAGGACGCTTGA
- a CDS encoding alpha-L-glutamate ligase-like protein, translated as MPRWFAWPSELKESGILGINRRNLSYILESNPRRLYPRVDNKLITKSICEANGIPVPETYGVFSSHGQVRNFPALVQEQNDFVIKPACGAAGRGVMVIAEHVGDIYVTPSGRGLRWSEVRYHLSTVISGLHSLGGQMDKAIVERRIVTHPALDAVSVGGTPDCRVILYRGIPVMAMLRLPTHASGGRANLHQGAIAAAIDLVTGRTYGGVCNNRVYDEHPDTHQPIAGIGLPDWKRLLESSMKLSDALEMGYIGVDFVIDAEKGPVVLEANARPGLAIQVANRTGIRPRLEKIRSVPESRLKGESRWKLIEEVSNIGL; from the coding sequence ATGCCGCGCTGGTTTGCCTGGCCGAGCGAGCTGAAAGAGAGCGGGATCCTTGGGATCAACCGCCGCAACCTCTCGTACATCCTCGAGTCGAACCCCCGCCGGCTTTACCCGCGGGTCGACAACAAGCTGATCACCAAGTCGATCTGCGAGGCGAACGGGATTCCCGTTCCCGAGACTTACGGCGTTTTCAGCTCGCATGGGCAGGTCCGCAACTTCCCGGCGTTGGTCCAGGAACAGAACGACTTCGTTATCAAACCGGCTTGCGGCGCCGCGGGCCGTGGCGTGATGGTCATCGCCGAACACGTCGGTGATATTTACGTGACCCCCAGCGGACGCGGCCTGCGGTGGAGCGAGGTCCGCTACCACCTCTCGACCGTCATTTCTGGCCTGCACTCGCTCGGCGGACAGATGGATAAAGCGATTGTCGAGCGGCGGATCGTGACCCATCCCGCCCTCGACGCCGTCTCGGTTGGCGGCACGCCCGACTGCCGTGTGATCCTTTACCGTGGCATCCCCGTCATGGCGATGCTCCGCCTGCCGACACACGCCTCCGGCGGCCGAGCCAACCTCCACCAGGGCGCCATCGCCGCGGCGATCGACCTCGTGACTGGCCGCACCTACGGCGGTGTCTGCAACAATCGCGTCTACGACGAACACCCGGACACCCACCAACCGATCGCCGGCATCGGCCTGCCCGACTGGAAACGGCTGCTCGAGTCCTCCATGAAACTCTCCGACGCCCTGGAGATGGGCTATATCGGAGTGGACTTCGTGATCGACGCCGAAAAGGGACCTGTCGTCCTCGAAGCCAACGCCCGCCCGGGCCTGGCAATCCAGGTCGCCAACCGAACCGGCATCCGCCCGCGACTCGAAAAGATCCGCAGCGTGCCAGAGAGCCGCCTGAAGGGCGAATCGCGTTGGAAGCTGATCGAAGAGGTCTCTAACATCGGCCTCTAG
- a CDS encoding carboxymuconolactone decarboxylase family protein: protein MNRCRLFSLLVGLVLAVSMAPRDMQAEEHDPVTTDNLAALQEFEATYGYDTAYLRQLAEESPGAYEVFTQAEGMSAYRRALPLEAHYVARIATMLEEDCGPCTQLNLRMAIAAGVERSTLNLLLHSPEKLPSHLRDVRDHSRAIVGAGEVTPERVKRLRAHYGDEAVAEIAVVVIGSRVYPTLKRAMIADQKCIIGELKF, encoded by the coding sequence ATGAACCGATGCCGCCTCTTTTCCTTATTGGTTGGCCTCGTTCTAGCAGTATCGATGGCGCCCAGGGACATGCAGGCAGAAGAGCATGACCCGGTAACGACAGACAATCTCGCCGCGCTGCAGGAGTTTGAGGCGACCTACGGCTATGACACTGCTTACCTCCGGCAGTTGGCGGAGGAATCGCCCGGCGCCTACGAGGTGTTCACCCAAGCGGAGGGGATGTCGGCTTATCGAAGGGCGCTCCCGCTCGAGGCCCACTATGTCGCCCGCATTGCGACGATGCTCGAGGAAGATTGCGGCCCCTGCACCCAATTGAATCTACGGATGGCTATTGCGGCGGGAGTCGAGCGGAGCACGCTTAATTTGCTGCTTCATAGCCCGGAGAAGCTCCCCAGCCATCTGCGGGATGTCCGGGACCACTCACGGGCGATCGTTGGCGCCGGCGAAGTCACACCTGAACGCGTCAAACGCCTCCGAGCCCACTATGGCGACGAGGCCGTTGCTGAAATCGCGGTGGTAGTGATAGGTTCGCGCGTCTATCCAACGCTCAAGCGCGCCATGATAGCCGATCAGAAGTGCATCATCGGCGAGCTGAAGTTCTAG